The stretch of DNA ctgacatatcttaaaatacattagtgccctttgttttgcctcaaaatgcacacaagtaatgttttagttaggcatgtttgttaaaactagttatatttgcttattaaactaaggcctagtcctggcttaagttAATTCTTGTtaaggaaaccaccccataatgtgttaaaatgacacataatgtgttaaaagcataacacaaaaaaatgtgtacaaAAACGTCCTTTCTTCGAGTGtgtttaaagacaaataaaatgTCTAAACATACATTGTTAAAAAATCCTGGGTATTTTTTAACCCCTTGTTTCGTCAAAAAAAAAGGGAgaaacccagctgttgggttaaattaaccaaaaaaagtttttatttatagaaattatttacattttataaaataatccaGCGTTTTGAGTTGAAATGACCCAGCatagattaaagggatagtttacccaaaactgaaaattatgtaatcattcactcactctcatgttgttacaaatctgtataattgtatttgttctgatgaacatgttttgagaaatatttgtaaccaaaccgttcatggacCCCTTTATTTcaatagtattcttttttttactttggaagtgaatgggtccacgaacggtttggttacaaacatttctcaaaatatcttcattcatgttcatcagaacaaagacatttatgcgggtttgtaacaaaactagagtgagtaaatgatgacagaattttcatttttgggtgaactgtccttTAAAATTACAACTCGTACATTGAAAAGaatgattaattcaatttatttaagctacatttaaacaaaagttttttgttttgtttttctattatttttttttgtttaaaagtagcttaaataaattgattgcaaccacttacatttaaaaaattgagtaaattgaatgaatcatttttttcagtgataaGGGTTCGTCTGTTGTTGACCCAAATTGGTCAATTTACATGGAAGTCATTTTTTTTACGCCGCCCATGTTTCTACGTTACCCCTAAATGTACAAATTGCTCTACAAAGCGCGTTTCATCACTACGTTATCTCAGATGACGACGTGTTTGTCTTGTGGCGAGTGGCTACCATAACTCTATTCGTAttaaaagggaggggtgagcagtggccTGAGCCGCGGGATTCgtaacctcaccactagatgcctcTAAAGCCTACACACTGCACATTTAACCTaacattttttgtgtaaaaacACATATGGTTCATTTTATCATTTTGTAATTGATATCAAAGTATTCAAAGGACAGTTTTATACTACACTATCAGAAAAAGTTACAAACGTCTATGGGTCTATTTTGTTACAGATATGTACCAGTATGGACCTCTACGGTACTTTTGAGGTatcaatatgcaccttttaggtacaaatgtgtactttttaaaaaggtaccgCTCAAGTGACaaatttgtacctttatttgaCAGTGTAATGAAAAAGTTGATGGTTGTTGTTAACTAAACATTTTGGGTCGCTAATAAGCCAAATTTATTAATGACTGGagaaacatttatgcatttaaggGTTAAACTCTGTTAAACGTACCACAATACATGGAAGCAGAACACTACATGATCAGATTAGCAAACATATTGAATCATTTAACACATAATGTGTAGTATTCTTTTAAATCTGTACAACTTACTACATCAATGTTTTTCGACAGGCCTACAATAGTTACACTATTACCCCTGCTGTTGATTAATTTAGTCTCTTACCTTGTCATACAAGTTTTGAATGCTGTGAAGTTTTGATCTGGTTTCTTCAGTGCATTCGCAGTGTGCATTGGCATGCTTTAGAATAGAAAGAGACAATGATGTTTAATCTGCTGTTTTATCTGCTTTTGGTTTGACTACATGTCAACAGTAACTTATCATCAATGCTTAAAACCTATTATGTACATACACATTCTCGCAGATCCTTGGAGATTCCAAGGAAAGAGTTGGCAAGGACGCTGGTGGTTCTGCGGTGCAGGGAATGGCCACTTGTGTAGTTAATAAAGACCTTATCCATGTAAAAGTGAAGAAGCTGCTTGAGGAAACAACATCTTTCTGTGACCTAGAAATGGGGAAGACAGAGATCTGCGGTCAGGGTTTATTCTCATTCAGTCATTCATTGTGTGATAATTGGGTTGATTTGATATTGATTGTAGAGCAACCGCTATCTTTAGCAATCTGATGTACAGATCATCTTACCTGTAAGTTGTTCATCACATCTTTTCTGAGTAATCTGATGGTTTTTTGATCATCTGCCGAAACCTGTCAACAAGATTTTATCAGTACTGTATAGGACACTGATAAGcattaatttaagaaattaCTGGTCTGCTTATTTTAAGGAAAGTGGGAGGATATGATGTATCATCCTGACAAAGTGCTAAACACACGTACTCCTGTCTTATTAGGGGTTTTTACATCGCTCCTTGACGTATTAATATTTCTTTCACCATTGGAACGTTACATTCAAAAGTGAAACAGTAAAGCATGTCTTTCCACATGCCGCTCTTTTCAATTAGGCATCAAGTGCTTAAAATAAACCAATAACCTGTTGGGTGAGATGACAGTCACGGCTGTCAAGTATGTCATTGACATCATCAGTGACGTTTTTGTTATGACGAGAAATTCGCTAAGCACGATTTCAATTGCCATCGGCTATTTAAACAGAAGGAGGCAAAAGGATGACACTCAGGTATGATATAGGTTACTCACCATCTCTTGACGGATGTGCTGGAAGTGATGCCTGAGCTCATGAGTATGAATGTTGGCAACACAGCTGCCCAGATGAAGCTTCCTCGTCTGAGCTGTCCCCCATAGACACCCCAGCAGCATGCAGATGAGCAAACTATTTGTAAAGATGAAGGTCTTCATGATGCTTTTGACAATTTGGCCTGAGGAGGAGAATAAAGACATTTAAACAACTGCACGTATATGttgcatatacacatatatgaGCTATAGATAAACTGTAATTAGCCTTTAAAGCTTTATACTGCAtcgtaaaaaaaactatatatatatatatatatatatatattataaaaataaagttgaattagctttagttatttaattttttatcataGCAACTCCGTACTAGTAAAGTAAGTTGAGATGAATACTacattcaagttgattaaacgtatttttttaagtgcaacaagcaatttttacagtgtacaatttAAAGCATATTGGTGATGAGTATTACCTGTTGAGTTCGGAGGAGCTTTTTCTTCTTGCAGTGATGTTCATGCTGATCACAGGTGCTCTTATAGCTCTTACAGGACAGGAGTGGAATTTTTTCAGGTATTTCTTATTCTCTTCTTCCTCCCATTACAGTAAGAGGAAGTTACACGATTTTGCAAGATTATTAGTGCATCACAATAAGTATTAGTGTCAAATAATGCAGGACTTCCTATTAGGAACTAGTGACCTAGTTTTAATTAAAATACCTGTACTATCCAGCTAGGCGTCCATATTGTTCAATGCCTTTATGAATGAATTCCATTCATTTCTTGTTTCTGATTCATGGAAACAGAAAAATACACAGATAAGTACCTAATTTAAAGCATGAATTAATAATTTTGGGTCCATTCATTCAAATCTGTTACGGTATATGTAAACAGAATTAGAGgataaaaaaatatcaaattgacCAGCCCGTATTGTGTGGACAGAGACTCCGATATTACAAAATTTTTTAATCTATACATGAGTTCttcttcttttttaaatgtatttattcttTACACTACTCCAGCATCTATagctatattcatggcaagaattggttaatccatacacaagttaatCCGCACACAGGTTGGTGGAGGACCAATTTGGTATcttcaataggctttatgcccagctgcactacttcctgaacttcagccagctccttgtttcctgtctaccattattggacaaactgattaatccaggtgtgcctgacctcagtagtcacaacaacaataatcagacacacctggattaatcagtttgtccaataatggcagacaggaaacaaggagctggctgaagttcaggaagtagtgcagctgggcataaagcctattcacctaacttgcatgtttttggcctgtgggaggaaaccggagtacccggagtaaacccatgATGACAcggggagaacatgcaaactgcTACCCACTGTGCCACCCAATAAATGATTTGTCATAAATGTTCtttgtacactctcagaaataaaggtacataacagtaccctttcaaaaaggtacacctttgtaccctaATTGAGCATACAGTATTAGTACATTAAAGGTTCATATTGGATATATATTTGTacttaaatggtacatattaggaccttttttaaagggtactgccccagtgaccgcttttgtacctttatttttgacaatgtaaaaaaaactttctttaaGGTTTCTTTACAAACTACATTGCTGATATGtgcacaaaaaataaacaaatgaatcctgtctgtgaaatccatgcTAAAATCTCCTAATTTGGAGCATCATTTCTTtttttgatttcacattgatttcaatctttaacaTGGCTTTACTCAGTATATTAAGCGGTAACACTTTACACTAAgtttcattagttaacattacactgtaaaaaaacctctgccttaaaattttttgttaaatcaactcagatttacaagtcatgtcaacagagatgagttgtcacaacttataaaatattgttaagaaaagtcaacttaatattataagttataacaactcagctctagtcaagataaataatagtaagttgaaatgacttgtaaatccgagttgattcaacaaattTTAAgtcagcaaagtatttttaacagtttagtaatgtattaataaacatgaacaaaccataagCAATAAATTTGTTAcggtatttattcatctttgttaatgttagttaataaagcttttaattatttgttcatgttggttcacagtgcattaactcacgttaacaagattttaataaagtattagtaattgttgaaattaacattaactaggattaataaatgctgtataagttcAGTTCATCATTGGTTCATTTTAACTAATgaagttaactaatgttaactaaggaagttaactaatgttaacgaatgaaccttattgtaaagtgtatctattaaggttatattttcacagaataatTTTATGCAGgaggattttatgtagaaaccagtaaatcacaaaaaatgactggGTTACCTGGATTTTATCTGtttttttacagactgggtcacatatatacaaatgtaagtctaaataaaataaaatataggaATTACTAGGCcataaaacaatatttaaagtgTAAGTCAATAAACTCACAAATTACAAAAGTGAAATTGTTCTTACAATATATAGGGctggtttcccagacaaggtttagattaatccaggactaggccttataggacatttaagtattttttacaaacatacagtacaaaagACATTcttgtgtgcatcttgagacaaaactaTGGCACTGATGTTacgatatgtcagtgcaaaatgttttgaaattaagacagcccaaacatgcattttagtcgggcactgtccgggaaaccgcctcatgtctaatattattattttattgcacATTATGAAGTGTACATACACAATATGACATTTACGTTGAGGTGTTATTGGGGGTAAGTGAGTAATAAGGTACGTACAGTAATGCCATACTTCTTAATAAACGTAGATAAAATCATATGAGTGGAAACATTTGTGGTAGCAGCATTCTAGTAAACGTCTCACATGAGGTTAGATACTATTAGTGAGATATAATAATGTGGTGATATGACTTTTCATTTGTAATTAATAATTGCGTTTAACCACAGTATTGAGGAAGGAAGATTGCACACCACTGTACTTTTACACATCATTTGGCTATTCTTTATTTAGCAGAGGGGACTTACTGAACATTTCGCATTGGGATAGCCCCAGTGGGCAGTTGGTCTTAATTGGTCTAGTGAGTTTACAGCTATGACTTTCGGTTCAGCCGTCCAAAGCGTTCAACCGCACTCTGCTATCAACCCTGCGTGTTCTCATTGATTTAATCTTGACAACATGGACTTTCCTCTTTAgctaattttattttttccatTTCTTTAATGTAAATTGCATCAAAATCTACAGAAACTAAATGTTCTGTGCAAGAGTTCCTCTAATTGTCAGAATTGCTCTTAACATTTCCTAACAGTACTTTGCATACATTTCTATAGAACAGGACAGTATAGGGTCCAAAAATACTGCttatttgtcatttttgttTCTTGACAGATTTGGCAGGAAATGAATATTAATCATCAGCTTTTACTTTATCTTCTGACGCCGTacacatttgttttgttttctcagcTTGAAAAAACAACCTGTATTCCAGGTATACCAGTCTCTAAAATACTGGTTCCTGTATGGTAGGACTTCTTGTAAGTAACGCACCAATACTTGTTTTAAAACGTCAACCACTGTTCTATTATAAAACGCTGAAATACATCGACATACGTTTACAAGCAGTAAGCAGGAAGGTGACAAATCAGTAGCAATTTATCATAACTAAAAGCAATACATTTCCTGGTTGTATGGCTCATTGATAACTTTAATGCTTCTGTCATGTCATGTCAATCAATCCTAAAGTGGTAGTTGTAGCAATG from Paramisgurnus dabryanus chromosome 14, PD_genome_1.1, whole genome shotgun sequence encodes:
- the il19l gene encoding interleukin 19 like, giving the protein MKTFIFTNSLLICMLLGCLWGTAQTRKLHLGSCVANIHTHELRHHFQHIRQEMVSADDQKTIRLLRKDVMNNLQVTERCCFLKQLLHFYMDKVFINYTSGHSLHRRTTSVLANSFLGISKDLRECHANAHCECTEETRSKLHSIQNLYDKLDHKAAAVKAIGELDSLFEWLESLQHH